From Panicum hallii strain FIL2 chromosome 2, PHallii_v3.1, whole genome shotgun sequence, a single genomic window includes:
- the LOC112882885 gene encoding flavin-containing monooxygenase FMO GS-OX-like 8 encodes MPGSTAMASDGAPESTKKVCVVGAGMSGLAAARELRREGHAVTVMEQGGDVGGQWVYDPRADGDDPLGARAPVRVHGSMYASVRLLSPRECMGFSDFQFVPRPGRDARRFPGHREMRCYLRDFCAAFGLADAIRLNTRVVRVAMAPPPPPPREARGGGTCSDVKWQVRSVHVGPDGGEEGSPTEEVFDAVVVANGHYSQPRLPSIEGMEVWRRRQLHSHSYRVPDPYRDEVVVIVGCGDSGLDIALDLLGVAREVHLAAKSMELATTPAVSKLLAKHANLHLHPHVARLCADGRVAFADGSCVAADAVVYCTGYVYSFPFLDTGGAVTVKDNRVAPLFEHTFPPSLAPSLSFVGVPMRVFVPWFLVAQARWIARVLAGRAALPPEEDMLRAVREDYRAREMAGLPARYSHDIGLFKSSEIRGFVRKYTDLPDMEDWKMELFLTAFGNMNDDRETFQDRDDYGVNVREGFQRWLASAGAQYQAAIDAAQVPAPSHV; translated from the exons ATGCCTGGATCCACCGCCATGGCGAGCGACGGGGCACCCGAGTCCACCAAGAAGGTCTGCGTCGTCGGAGCGGGCATGTcagggctggcggcggcgcgggagctgcGCCGGGAGGGCCATGCCGTGACGGTCATGGAGCAGGGCGGCGACGTCGGCGGGCAGTGGGTGTACGACCCGCGGGCCGACGGCGACGACCCGCTCGGGGCCAGGGCGCCGGTGCGGGTGCACGGCAGCATGTACGCGTCGGTGCGGCTGCTCAGCCCGCGCGAGTGCATGGGCTTCTCCGACTTCCAGTTCGTGCCCAGGCCCGGCCGCGACGCGCGCCGCTTCCCGGGCCACCGCGAGATGCGCTGCTACCTCAGGGACTTCTGCGCCGCGTTCGGGCTCGCCGACGCCATCAGGCTCAACACCAGGGTCGTGCGCGTTGCCatggcgccaccgccgccgccgccacgtgaagctcgcggcggcggcacctGCTCGGACGTGAAATGGCAGGTGAGGTCTGTACACGTGGGGCctgacggcggcgaggaggggtcGCCCACGGAGGAGGTGTTCGACGCCGTGGTCGTGGCCAACGGCCATTACTCGCAGCCAAGGCTGCCGAGCATCGAAGGAATGGaggtgtggcggcggcggcagctgcaCAGCCACTCGTATCGGGTGCCGGACCCCTACCGCGACGAG GTGGTGGTGATTGTCGGCTGCGGGGACAGCGGCCTGGACATCGCGCTGGACCTCCTCGGCGTCGCCAGGGAGGTCCACCTCGCCGCCAAGTCCATGGAGCTCGCCACGACGCCGGCGGTGTCCAAGCTGCTCGCCAAGCACGCCAACCTGCACCTGCACCCGCACGTGGCCCGCCTGTGCGCCGACGGCCGGGTGGCGTTCGCCGACGGCTCGTGCGTCGCCGCCGACGCCGTCGTCTACTGCACCGGGTACGTGTACTCGTTCCCGTTCCTCGACACGGGGGGAGCGGTCACCGTGAAGGACAACCGCGTGGCCCCGCTGTTCGAGCACACCTTCCCGCCGTCGCTTGCGCCGTCGCTGTCGTTCGTCGGCGTCCCGATGCGGGTCTTCGTGCCGTGGTTCCTGGTGGCGCAGGCAAGGTGGATCGCGAGGGTTCTGGCCGGCAGGGCGGCGCTGCCGCCGGAGGAGGACATGCTgcgggcggtgcgggaggaCTACCGCGCCAGGGAGATGGCCGGTCTGCCGGCGAGGTACTCGCACGACATCGGCTTGTTCAAATCCAGT GAGATCCGTGGGTTCGTCAGAAAGTACACGGACCTCCCAGACATGGAGGACTGGAAGATGGAGCTGTTCTTGACAGCTTTCGGGAACATGAACGACGACCGCGAGACCTTCCAGGACCGCGACGACTACGGCGTGAACGTTCGCGAGGGTTTCCAGAGATGGCTCGCTTCAGCCGGTGCCCAATACCAAGCTGCTATTGATGCTGCGCAAGTGCCGGCTCCATCTCatgtctga